In Sandaracinaceae bacterium, one DNA window encodes the following:
- a CDS encoding FHA domain-containing protein, with protein MSSTKRIAELIPVAQRCTPEAFFEEVGGHLLAGPAPDASPAEDASTTVATVIGSMPSLRAPLDLGGHEAFVIRQTRQSLFGRGITIGRSSKNDVCIPHDSISKTHARVRTDKRGGVYISDTGSSNGTQVNGAFVNPGEEVELQHKDEVKLGSRALRFYDTRRIHDIISKMVPEVD; from the coding sequence ATGTCATCCACGAAGCGAATCGCCGAGCTGATCCCCGTCGCCCAGAGATGCACGCCCGAGGCGTTCTTCGAGGAGGTCGGCGGCCACCTACTTGCAGGGCCTGCGCCGGACGCGAGCCCTGCAGAGGATGCGTCCACCACCGTGGCGACGGTGATCGGCAGCATGCCGAGCCTCCGAGCGCCGCTGGATCTCGGGGGCCACGAGGCCTTCGTGATCCGCCAGACGCGCCAAAGCCTCTTTGGCCGAGGCATCACGATCGGTCGGAGCTCCAAGAACGACGTCTGCATTCCGCACGACAGCATCTCGAAGACGCACGCGCGGGTTCGCACGGACAAGCGCGGCGGCGTGTACATCTCCGACACGGGCTCGAGCAACGGCACCCAGGTCAACGGGGCGTTCGTGAACCCTGGAGAGGAGGTGGAGCTCCAGCACAAGGACGAGGTGAAGCTGGGCTCGCGTGCGCTCCGCTTCTACGACACGCGCCGGATTCACGACATCATCTCGAAGATGGTACCCGAGGTCGATTGA
- a CDS encoding NAD(P)/FAD-dependent oxidoreductase: MTETSEPILIVGAGPAGSMLAALLAEDGFDVEVIDKRRDPREEDAQSGRSINLTMAARGLAALRAIGAEERVLQLAVPLYGRVIHYADGHRDFAPYGHQEEAIYAIRRHELTAILVDVAESKGAKFVFRASCQDVDLETPSVRIRRAGHEPEERTAKLLVAADGAYSTIRNRMQHRLRFFNFSQRYSRLEYAEFIVTPSADADWADNRHAVHIWPRGGYMLIGFPNLDGSMTLSLQIPREGPVSHAAMTSPAELARLFEEQFPDVATDAAPMLEEYFERPNGTMITIRCSPWALAGRVLLIGDACHAIFPSYGQGCNSSFEDAIALRAVLRDSGEDWEEALSRYEADRRPEADAIADLSIAHFDVLNRAVADPNDQLAAAIALELQKQDPSKAPLYHNVSFTCMRYTEALRRESDLEALVRDVMRRLAECSMEEAVRQALRHSNRADSVHTE; this comes from the coding sequence ATGACTGAAACATCCGAGCCGATCTTGATCGTGGGCGCCGGGCCCGCGGGGTCCATGCTCGCGGCCCTCCTCGCCGAGGACGGTTTCGACGTCGAGGTCATCGACAAGCGACGTGACCCTCGGGAAGAGGACGCCCAGTCGGGACGATCCATCAACCTCACGATGGCGGCCCGCGGACTCGCCGCGCTCCGAGCGATCGGCGCGGAGGAGCGCGTCCTACAGCTCGCCGTTCCGCTCTACGGTCGCGTCATCCACTACGCGGATGGCCACCGGGACTTCGCGCCCTACGGTCATCAGGAAGAGGCCATCTACGCGATCCGGAGGCACGAGCTGACAGCCATCCTGGTCGACGTCGCGGAGTCGAAGGGGGCCAAGTTCGTGTTCCGCGCGAGCTGTCAGGACGTGGATCTCGAGACGCCGTCGGTCCGAATCCGCCGCGCGGGTCACGAGCCGGAGGAGCGGACCGCGAAGCTGCTCGTCGCAGCCGACGGCGCCTACTCGACGATTCGCAATCGGATGCAGCATAGGTTGCGATTCTTCAATTTCAGTCAGCGCTATTCACGGCTCGAGTACGCGGAGTTCATCGTGACGCCGTCAGCCGACGCGGACTGGGCGGACAACCGGCACGCCGTGCACATCTGGCCGCGAGGCGGCTACATGCTGATCGGGTTCCCGAACCTCGACGGGTCCATGACGCTCTCGCTCCAGATCCCGCGCGAGGGCCCCGTCTCCCACGCCGCCATGACGAGCCCCGCCGAGCTCGCCCGCCTGTTCGAGGAGCAGTTCCCCGACGTCGCGACCGACGCGGCGCCGATGCTCGAAGAGTACTTCGAGCGGCCCAACGGCACGATGATCACGATCCGCTGCTCGCCCTGGGCGCTCGCGGGCCGTGTCCTCCTCATCGGCGACGCGTGTCATGCTATTTTCCCTTCGTATGGTCAGGGATGCAACTCGAGCTTCGAGGACGCGATCGCGCTCAGGGCGGTCCTTCGCGACTCGGGAGAGGACTGGGAGGAGGCCCTGTCGCGCTATGAGGCCGACCGGAGGCCAGAGGCGGACGCCATCGCCGACCTCTCGATCGCTCACTTCGACGTGCTCAACCGCGCGGTGGCCGACCCGAATGACCAGCTCGCGGCGGCCATCGCGCTCGAGCTGCAGAAGCAGGATCCGAGCAAGGCGCCGCTCTATCACAACGTCTCCTTCACCTGCATGCGATACACGGAGGCGCTCCGACGCGAGAGTGATCTCGAAGCGCTCGTGCGGGACGTCATGCGTCGGCTCGCGGAGTGCTCGATGGAAGAGGCCGTTCGTCAAGCGCTGCGCCACTCCAACCGCGCGGACTCAGTGCACACGGAATGA
- a CDS encoding sigma 54-interacting transcriptional regulator: MPDESTLTTGGPMGGPPTVGDASLQVFLPECTWRVPLVPGGDIVLGRAAEADIPLHDPSVSRRHAVIRWKGAALWIEDCESRNGTFVNMREVERTQLRLGDRIEIGDVVAIVRGGQERFASQVVAYDDIEPVIEAELAEARETGRELTLALFEATGHERHLSVWLPSIEKRLRDEDIIASFGTESLIVLMPGVSEQDGARLARAMNDAAPAKGVRVIHATVPFPGPCARGDELLDELARRLEARRAGSPSAASVAPQDGAVVRTPEMREVYELAERIARSDATTLIQGETGSGKELIAEFIHQRSRRADGPLVKVNCGAIAPTLVESTLFGHERGAFTGADRAHEGLFERANGGTLFLDEVGELSLAAQAALLRAIETGTLVRVGGTREVSVDVRILAATHRDLRKMTDAGTFRLDLMFRINTFTVAVPPLRARRGEIVPLAEEFMERASRAHGRSVSALSPETVLALETYDWPGNVRELRNAIERAVVMSRGERVEVSELPPSVQPAHFVEEQSAKTNLNVPFRDRVRRFEASLMMRAMEESDGNKTAAAKRLNMPLRTFMSKWSSYGLGDEE; encoded by the coding sequence GTGCCTGACGAATCGACGCTGACGACGGGTGGGCCGATGGGTGGACCACCGACGGTGGGAGACGCCTCGCTGCAGGTGTTTCTGCCGGAGTGCACCTGGCGAGTTCCCCTGGTCCCGGGCGGCGACATCGTCCTCGGTCGGGCCGCCGAGGCAGACATCCCGCTGCACGACCCCTCGGTCTCGCGTCGCCACGCCGTGATCCGCTGGAAGGGGGCTGCGCTGTGGATCGAGGACTGCGAGTCGCGCAACGGGACCTTCGTGAACATGCGCGAGGTCGAGCGAACCCAGCTCCGCCTGGGAGACCGGATCGAGATCGGGGACGTCGTCGCCATCGTGCGAGGTGGGCAGGAGCGCTTCGCTTCGCAGGTCGTGGCCTACGACGACATCGAGCCCGTCATCGAGGCCGAGCTCGCGGAGGCGCGCGAGACGGGGCGCGAGCTGACGCTGGCGCTCTTCGAGGCGACGGGCCACGAACGCCACCTGAGCGTCTGGCTGCCGAGCATCGAGAAGAGGCTGCGCGACGAGGACATCATCGCGTCGTTCGGGACGGAGTCGCTGATCGTCTTGATGCCGGGCGTGAGCGAGCAAGACGGCGCGCGGCTCGCGCGCGCGATGAACGACGCGGCGCCTGCAAAGGGGGTCAGGGTCATCCACGCGACCGTCCCGTTCCCGGGCCCGTGCGCGCGCGGCGACGAGCTCCTCGACGAGCTGGCGAGGCGACTCGAGGCGAGGCGCGCGGGCTCCCCCTCGGCTGCGAGCGTCGCTCCCCAGGACGGCGCGGTCGTCCGCACACCGGAGATGCGCGAGGTGTACGAGCTGGCCGAGCGTATCGCTCGCAGCGACGCGACCACGCTGATCCAGGGAGAGACGGGATCCGGAAAAGAGCTCATCGCCGAGTTCATTCATCAGCGGAGTCGGCGTGCTGACGGCCCGCTCGTGAAGGTCAACTGCGGGGCCATCGCGCCCACTCTCGTGGAGAGCACGCTTTTCGGGCACGAGCGCGGCGCGTTCACGGGCGCCGATCGCGCTCACGAAGGCCTGTTCGAGCGCGCGAACGGCGGGACGCTCTTTCTGGATGAGGTCGGTGAGCTGAGCCTCGCAGCCCAGGCGGCCCTGCTGCGAGCGATCGAGACGGGGACTCTGGTCCGCGTCGGTGGGACGCGTGAGGTGAGCGTCGACGTGCGGATCCTGGCCGCGACGCATCGGGATCTGCGAAAGATGACGGACGCTGGCACCTTCCGGCTCGACCTGATGTTCCGCATCAACACGTTCACGGTGGCCGTGCCGCCCTTGCGCGCACGGCGCGGCGAGATCGTTCCCCTCGCGGAGGAGTTCATGGAGCGCGCGAGCCGCGCGCACGGGAGGTCCGTCTCCGCGCTCAGCCCCGAGACGGTCCTCGCGCTCGAGACCTACGACTGGCCCGGGAACGTTCGCGAGCTCCGAAACGCCATCGAGCGCGCCGTGGTCATGTCGCGCGGTGAACGAGTGGAGGTCAGCGAGCTGCCGCCGAGCGTTCAGCCGGCCCACTTCGTCGAGGAGCAGAGCGCCAAGACCAACCTGAACGTGCCGTTCAGAGATCGTGTTCGGCGCTTCGAGGCCTCGCTCATGATGCGCGCGATGGAGGAGTCGGACGGCAACAAGACCGCCGCGGCCAAGCGGCTCAACATGCCCTTGCGCACCTTCATGAGCAAGTGGTCTTCGTATGGTCTGGGTGACGAGGAGTAG
- a CDS encoding FAD-dependent monooxygenase translates to MSSALVIGGGPAGLSFALTLKRRAPSWKIVVRERRPEAAEIGFGVTMPSAMLDALGYDDARWSVDTSYIQWRGDRYLQHDIDLLTIERTTFVRWLQRESRRLGVIVEFETDVRGPEDFDSSEWDVVVAADGVHSRLRGLVADAREVEVSEASTYHTWLAAPRCFDGLETIFREHEGDLFLSFVYPYAPALSTFIVECTAETHARRGFAEMDQAQTLSALEAIFAPDLDGVGLLPGGTLRWSRFQNLSLTRWSRDHIVLIGDAAHTANYAGGFGTLLALEDGITLAGVIADASDVGAGLSEFEAQRRTDVLHRQRRALSRHHWHARVLRDYEAGDAQAVERATAEARQMMESLARRSIATP, encoded by the coding sequence GTGAGCTCGGCGCTCGTCATCGGCGGCGGCCCGGCCGGGTTGAGCTTCGCGCTGACGCTGAAGCGGCGCGCACCCTCGTGGAAGATCGTCGTGCGAGAGCGCCGCCCCGAGGCCGCCGAGATCGGCTTCGGCGTCACGATGCCCTCGGCCATGCTGGACGCGCTCGGCTACGACGACGCGCGCTGGTCGGTCGACACGTCCTACATCCAGTGGCGCGGCGACCGGTATCTCCAGCACGACATCGATCTCTTGACCATCGAGCGCACCACCTTCGTGAGGTGGCTTCAGCGGGAGAGTCGACGGCTGGGCGTCATCGTCGAGTTCGAGACCGACGTCCGAGGCCCGGAGGACTTCGACAGCAGCGAGTGGGACGTCGTCGTCGCCGCCGACGGCGTGCACAGTCGACTCCGAGGGCTCGTCGCCGACGCGCGAGAGGTCGAAGTCAGCGAGGCCTCGACCTACCACACCTGGCTCGCCGCTCCTCGTTGCTTCGACGGACTGGAGACCATCTTCCGGGAACACGAGGGAGACCTCTTCCTGTCGTTCGTCTACCCATACGCGCCCGCGCTGAGCACCTTCATCGTGGAATGCACGGCGGAGACCCATGCCCGGCGCGGCTTCGCGGAGATGGACCAGGCGCAGACGCTCTCGGCGCTCGAAGCGATCTTCGCGCCGGACCTCGACGGGGTGGGGCTGCTGCCGGGCGGGACGCTCCGCTGGAGTCGCTTTCAGAACCTCTCCCTCACACGGTGGAGCCGCGATCACATCGTGCTGATCGGTGACGCGGCTCACACCGCCAACTACGCCGGAGGTTTCGGCACGCTCCTCGCCTTGGAGGACGGCATCACGCTGGCCGGGGTGATCGCGGACGCCTCCGACGTGGGGGCTGGCCTCTCCGAATTCGAGGCGCAGAGGCGCACCGACGTGCTCCATCGCCAGCGACGTGCGCTCTCACGGCACCACTGGCACGCCCGCGTACTTCGCGACTACGAGGCCGGAGACGCGCAGGCGGTCGAGCGCGCCACGGCGGAAGCCAGGCAAATGATGGAGTCCCTCGCTCGCCGCTCCATCGCCACACCTTGA
- a CDS encoding sulfotransferase, producing the protein MTLRIIGAGWGRTGTSSLKVALEKLGCGRCYHWAEVKPHEVPVWFDALAGKPVDWAKLLEGWGAAIDWPASHFYREIAEAFPESKVVLTTRDPERWFESATQTIYRFMNRPLEEFGDERPGWTAEESRALIRLSRRIIIEETLGAPFDERPHEDPDLVRRCFEAHTRAVKEAIAPERLLHFEVSEGWEPLCAFLGVAVPDEPFPRKNTRKQFNEHIEGSE; encoded by the coding sequence GTGACGCTTCGAATCATAGGCGCGGGCTGGGGGCGAACCGGCACCAGCTCCCTCAAGGTCGCGCTCGAGAAGCTGGGCTGCGGTCGCTGCTATCACTGGGCAGAGGTGAAGCCCCACGAGGTACCGGTCTGGTTCGACGCGCTCGCGGGGAAGCCGGTGGACTGGGCGAAGCTGCTCGAGGGATGGGGCGCCGCCATCGACTGGCCGGCCTCGCACTTCTATCGGGAGATCGCCGAAGCCTTCCCCGAGTCGAAAGTCGTGCTGACCACGCGCGACCCCGAACGCTGGTTCGAGAGCGCGACGCAGACCATCTACCGCTTCATGAACCGTCCGCTCGAGGAGTTCGGGGACGAGCGCCCTGGCTGGACGGCCGAGGAGAGTCGAGCGCTCATCCGGCTCTCGCGCCGCATCATCATCGAGGAGACGCTGGGCGCGCCCTTCGACGAGCGGCCGCACGAGGACCCCGACCTGGTTCGGCGCTGCTTCGAAGCGCACACGCGGGCCGTCAAGGAGGCGATCGCTCCCGAGCGACTCCTGCACTTCGAGGTCTCGGAGGGCTGGGAGCCCCTCTGCGCGTTCCTCGGTGTGGCGGTCCCCGACGAGCCTTTTCCCAGGAAGAACACGCGCAAGCAGTTCAACGAGCACATCGAGGGGAGCGAGTGA